Proteins encoded in a region of the Paenibacillus pedocola genome:
- a CDS encoding YigZ family protein: MLEQYRTVRSPGSREVVIRKSRFIGHVMPVDNEEEAVQFIENIKKQHWNATHNCSAYMIGERDEIQRQSDDGEPSGTAGKPILEVIRNQQVKNVAIVVTRYFGGIMLGAGGLIRAYTDGAVLALEAGEVITRVLRREVFVQIDYTWLGKVENELRSRAIKTGETAFTDTVTLLCLPRNDEGDAFMAWITDLTQGQALVTEGRRIYYSEGE; the protein is encoded by the coding sequence ATGCTGGAACAATATCGGACGGTGCGTTCTCCCGGGTCCCGGGAAGTCGTAATCCGTAAGTCGCGGTTTATCGGCCATGTAATGCCGGTGGACAATGAAGAAGAAGCTGTGCAATTTATCGAGAACATCAAGAAACAGCATTGGAATGCCACACATAACTGCTCCGCTTATATGATTGGAGAACGAGACGAGATTCAAAGACAGTCAGACGACGGGGAACCGAGTGGAACGGCCGGTAAACCGATTTTGGAAGTAATCCGCAACCAACAAGTTAAAAATGTCGCAATTGTCGTTACCCGTTATTTCGGAGGTATCATGCTGGGAGCAGGCGGACTAATCCGGGCGTATACGGATGGTGCGGTTCTGGCCCTGGAGGCCGGAGAAGTCATCACCCGTGTGTTAAGGCGCGAAGTGTTCGTGCAGATCGACTATACCTGGCTCGGCAAGGTAGAGAATGAACTGCGGAGCAGAGCCATTAAGACCGGCGAAACTGCTTTTACCGATACAGTGACGCTGCTGTGTCTTCCGCGGAATGATGAAGGTGACGCCTTTATGGCATGGATAACAGATCTTACCCAGGGGCAAGCACTGGTTACAGAAGGGCGGCGGATTTACTACAGCGAAGGGGAATAG
- a CDS encoding M14 family metallocarboxypeptidase codes for MLVFLLGVAGPAEAAANIVNPDQVYSYTIMQRDIERLVKAYPDLVSMEALGQSPYGRQLWAVKLGRGESVLFLNGSHHAREWMTTTVLMKMIDTYAQAYANNTAIAGYNVRQLLDEVSIWLVPMVNPDGVTLVQQGTAGLPAALAQTLRRYNGNSTNFTRWKANMQGIDLNRQYPANWNTIRNAGSYPWYQNYKGQRPAQAPEVQTMMDFTYRIDPEVTISYHSSGEIVFWHFNTLGSNLSRDRTMARALGSLTSYSLVAPENNPSGGGYKDWFIQEFGRPGFTVEIARYAGETEVPLSQFASIWKDNRAVGLYSAGQSYSLWLKKQKVQYLQQSMDLLAGTELYASIGASASGINLLPQRLHVIAKKGDWYQVQVSEGVGWIHPASGKLAVVEEIMATAELKLSSQAYKYPDRYAPKVTNLEPQAVQVTGRWGNWLLASTPSGNWWIDGRMAELTWPVKPTEQDTSIGPEQAAPSEPEVSGQIEPEPVSMP; via the coding sequence TTGCTAGTATTTCTACTAGGAGTGGCAGGGCCTGCAGAGGCAGCGGCTAATATTGTGAATCCTGACCAGGTTTATTCCTATACGATTATGCAGAGAGATATTGAACGGTTAGTGAAGGCGTACCCGGACCTGGTATCTATGGAGGCACTGGGGCAGAGTCCCTACGGGCGGCAGTTGTGGGCTGTAAAGCTGGGCAGAGGAGAATCCGTGCTGTTCCTTAACGGTTCACACCATGCCAGAGAGTGGATGACAACTACTGTGCTGATGAAAATGATTGATACATATGCCCAGGCCTATGCTAACAATACAGCCATTGCCGGTTACAACGTCCGCCAGCTTCTGGATGAAGTAAGCATCTGGCTGGTTCCGATGGTCAATCCGGATGGGGTTACCTTGGTCCAGCAAGGCACGGCCGGACTTCCGGCAGCACTGGCCCAGACGCTGCGCCGTTATAATGGCAATAGTACAAATTTTACCCGCTGGAAGGCGAATATGCAGGGGATTGACCTCAACCGCCAATATCCGGCTAACTGGAACACAATCAGGAATGCGGGCTCATATCCGTGGTATCAGAATTATAAAGGGCAACGGCCTGCACAAGCGCCGGAAGTACAGACCATGATGGATTTTACGTATAGAATAGATCCGGAGGTAACGATCTCTTATCACAGCTCCGGGGAAATCGTTTTTTGGCATTTCAATACACTGGGCAGCAATTTGTCCCGCGACCGGACGATGGCCCGGGCACTTGGCAGTCTGACCAGTTATTCGCTGGTAGCACCGGAGAACAACCCGTCGGGCGGCGGCTACAAGGACTGGTTCATTCAGGAGTTTGGCCGTCCCGGATTTACGGTTGAAATTGCAAGATATGCTGGTGAGACAGAGGTTCCGTTGAGCCAGTTTGCAAGCATCTGGAAGGATAACAGGGCGGTAGGGCTATATTCCGCGGGGCAGTCTTACTCCTTATGGCTGAAAAAGCAGAAGGTCCAGTATCTGCAGCAGTCTATGGATTTACTGGCCGGTACTGAGTTATATGCCTCGATAGGGGCTTCAGCCAGCGGCATCAATCTGCTGCCGCAAAGGCTTCATGTTATCGCCAAGAAGGGTGACTGGTATCAAGTGCAGGTGAGTGAAGGCGTGGGCTGGATTCATCCTGCTTCGGGGAAGCTGGCCGTGGTTGAGGAGATTATGGCAACTGCTGAATTGAAGTTGAGTTCTCAGGCATATAAATATCCGGATAGATACGCTCCTAAAGTTACGAATTTGGAACCGCAGGCTGTTCAGGTAACCGGCAGATGGGGAAACTGGCTACTTGCCTCCACTCCAAGCGGAAACTGGTGGATTGACGGACGAATGGCCGAGCTAACCTGGCCGGTTAAACCAACTGAGCAAGACACGTCAATCGGACCAGAGCAAGCCGCACCAAGTGAACCGGAGGTATCCGGACAGATCGAGCCAGAGCCTGTGAGCATGCCGTAA
- the cysT gene encoding sulfate ABC transporter permease subunit CysT: MNSLLRHKGWTWGFRTTILLYFVVLIILPIMGVYYNSFSLGFSSFAESISDPIAWKSVLLTLKLAVIATVINVLLGTMIAWVLIRYRFPGKALLNSLVDLPFALPTAVGGLMILLLLGPGSLIGGLAEKLGFEIVFHQPAIVIAMIFVTFPFVIRAVQPLLEELDPSEEEAAYTMGAKSSRVFRQVILPSMAPGMISGGMLAFSRALAEFGAVVLVAGNIPGRTLVSSVFIFGEVESDNPVGAAAVSVILLTLSFVILWLINMLQMRGRRS; encoded by the coding sequence TTGAATTCGCTGCTAAGACACAAGGGATGGACCTGGGGATTTCGCACAACTATATTGCTGTATTTTGTAGTACTGATCATTTTGCCGATTATGGGCGTCTACTACAATTCGTTTTCGCTGGGCTTCAGCAGCTTTGCCGAGAGCATAAGTGACCCTATTGCCTGGAAGTCGGTACTCCTCACGCTGAAATTGGCCGTTATCGCTACAGTCATAAATGTACTGCTCGGTACAATGATCGCCTGGGTGCTGATTCGCTACCGTTTTCCCGGTAAAGCTCTGCTGAACAGCCTGGTCGATCTGCCCTTTGCCCTGCCGACAGCAGTAGGGGGACTGATGATTCTGCTGCTGCTCGGCCCCGGCAGTCTGATAGGCGGGCTGGCGGAGAAGCTCGGCTTCGAGATTGTTTTTCATCAGCCGGCAATCGTGATAGCCATGATTTTCGTTACTTTTCCGTTTGTGATCCGCGCGGTGCAGCCGCTGCTGGAGGAGCTTGACCCTTCCGAGGAGGAAGCGGCTTATACGATGGGAGCCAAGAGCAGCCGGGTATTCCGGCAGGTCATTCTGCCCTCCATGGCTCCAGGGATGATTAGCGGAGGAATGCTTGCTTTTTCACGGGCGCTGGCCGAGTTCGGTGCTGTAGTGCTTGTAGCAGGCAATATTCCGGGACGGACACTCGTATCCTCCGTGTTTATTTTCGGTGAGGTAGAAAGTGATAATCCGGTTGGCGCCGCTGCGGTGTCTGTTATTCTATTGACCTTATCCTTTGTGATTCTCTGGCTGATTAATATGCTGCAGATGCGGGGGAGAAGATCATGA
- a CDS encoding alpha/beta fold hydrolase — protein MLYSDNNITFNYEEAGTGQPMLILHGNGPDHTMMMGCMEPIMSRQEGYRRIYVDLPGMGKTPSADWITSSDDMLRAVEMMIEALIPGERFLLVGQSYGGYLARGLHRNYADLIEGVFLLCPCVVAEMADRELPSHQVMFRDDQLLVELTEAEREEFTSITVVQSRPVWERYNTEIISGLQLADVQFMQRIKESGGYPFSFNLETLAPFTKPSLILTGRQDSMTGFKDAWNLLEAYPHAAFSVLDRAGHNLHLEQEELLRAMVIEWLNRVKAKTIDN, from the coding sequence TTGCTCTATTCGGATAACAACATAACTTTTAACTATGAAGAGGCAGGTACAGGCCAACCCATGCTGATCCTGCATGGCAATGGTCCAGACCACACAATGATGATGGGCTGTATGGAGCCGATCATGTCCCGCCAAGAAGGATACAGACGGATTTATGTCGATCTGCCTGGAATGGGCAAGACGCCGTCAGCAGATTGGATTACATCTTCAGATGATATGCTGCGGGCTGTGGAGATGATGATTGAAGCGCTAATACCGGGTGAACGGTTTCTTCTCGTAGGCCAGTCTTATGGCGGCTATCTGGCAAGGGGCCTTCATAGAAACTACGCTGATTTGATCGAAGGAGTCTTTCTGTTGTGTCCATGCGTGGTTGCTGAAATGGCGGACAGAGAATTACCATCACATCAGGTTATGTTTCGTGATGATCAATTACTTGTTGAATTGACAGAGGCAGAACGGGAAGAGTTCACTTCTATTACAGTTGTTCAGAGCCGGCCGGTCTGGGAACGGTATAACACCGAGATTATCAGTGGGCTGCAGCTTGCAGATGTTCAATTTATGCAGCGGATAAAAGAGAGCGGAGGGTATCCTTTCAGCTTCAATCTGGAGACCCTTGCACCCTTTACTAAGCCATCCCTAATTTTGACCGGAAGACAGGATTCAATGACAGGCTTCAAGGATGCGTGGAATCTGCTGGAAGCATATCCTCATGCTGCTTTTTCAGTGCTGGACCGTGCAGGACATAATCTTCATCTGGAACAGGAAGAGCTGCTTCGAGCTATGGTAATAGAGTGGCTAAACCGGGTGAAGGCTAAAACGATCGATAATTAA
- a CDS encoding NAD(P)-dependent oxidoreductase, translated as MKQIGFIGLGTMGAPMASNLLKSGFQVTVYNRTAAKCKPLEEEGAQAAATPQAAAQGKDVIITMISNDDSIREVFYSENGILAALKPGAVVIDSSTISPGLVKEIAAAVEERGGSFLDAPVTGSKPAAIEGTLVFMVGGKAEVIEAHRDIFDTMGRLLLHMGDNGSGAVAKLAHNSMVGIHNVALAEGFSIAVKNGVPADKFLELVQNGSAGSKQAELKGRKIIDNDFSNQFSLALMLKDLKLASSLSDATGVPTPMLGVAKSMFQAGFNHGYGDEDLSAVIKSYEEWIGRKIGGSASEE; from the coding sequence ATGAAACAGATCGGATTTATCGGACTCGGAACAATGGGTGCTCCTATGGCCTCCAATCTGCTGAAAAGCGGATTTCAGGTTACGGTATATAACCGCACGGCTGCGAAATGCAAGCCGCTGGAAGAAGAAGGGGCACAAGCGGCGGCTACTCCACAGGCTGCGGCACAGGGCAAGGATGTTATTATTACCATGATCAGCAACGATGATTCGATCCGTGAGGTGTTCTACAGTGAGAACGGCATACTGGCTGCCCTTAAGCCGGGAGCCGTGGTCATCGATTCCAGCACCATTTCCCCCGGACTGGTTAAAGAAATCGCTGCAGCGGTGGAAGAACGGGGCGGCAGCTTCCTTGATGCTCCGGTAACAGGCAGCAAACCGGCTGCAATCGAAGGTACTCTTGTATTTATGGTTGGCGGCAAAGCAGAAGTCATCGAAGCGCACCGGGATATCTTCGACACCATGGGCCGCCTCCTGCTGCATATGGGTGATAACGGCAGCGGTGCCGTAGCGAAGCTGGCCCACAACTCTATGGTCGGCATCCATAACGTCGCACTCGCGGAAGGCTTCTCCATCGCCGTGAAGAACGGCGTACCGGCAGACAAGTTCCTGGAGCTTGTCCAGAACGGTTCGGCAGGCAGCAAACAAGCCGAGCTCAAGGGACGCAAGATCATCGACAATGACTTCAGCAATCAGTTTTCACTGGCTCTTATGCTGAAGGATCTGAAGCTCGCTTCCTCACTCAGCGATGCCACAGGCGTGCCCACACCGATGCTCGGTGTAGCCAAGAGCATGTTCCAGGCCGGCTTCAATCATGGTTATGGGGACGAAGACCTGTCCGCAGTAATCAAATCCTATGAAGAATGGATTGGCCGGAAGATCGGCGGCAGTGCAAGCGAGGAATAG
- a CDS encoding sulfate/molybdate ABC transporter ATP-binding protein: MHVEVRGLNKHFGDFHAVKDINFGITKGHLIGLLGPSGGGKTSILRMLAGLETPDSGEIIFHGKTVNTLPPQEREIGFVFQNYALFKHMTVYENIAFGLKVKKVNKNTIHGRVMELVELTGLKGFEKRYPHQLSGGQRQRVAFARALAPEPQLLLLDEPFAAIDAKIRQELRSWLRELIERVGITSIFVTHDQDEAIEVADEIMIINQGRLEQKGTPWDIYKEPKTPFVATFIGESTLIESASELKGFKNAGGGKPTKALIRPEYIEVGHLHEFKMASATEQGIVKHLHFRGSEWLVEVEVNGHKLVTYRSLEKETLTPGQEISVLVHRAYLFNDERSWIQENGLKEDPMPVFI; the protein is encoded by the coding sequence ATGCATGTAGAAGTTCGGGGACTGAATAAGCATTTTGGAGATTTTCACGCCGTTAAGGACATCAATTTCGGAATTACCAAAGGTCATCTGATTGGCTTGCTCGGGCCAAGCGGCGGCGGCAAAACCTCGATTCTGCGCATGCTGGCAGGACTGGAGACGCCGGATAGCGGTGAAATTATTTTTCATGGCAAAACGGTCAATACTCTTCCGCCCCAGGAGCGGGAAATCGGCTTTGTGTTCCAGAACTATGCGCTCTTTAAGCACATGACCGTGTATGAGAATATTGCCTTTGGGCTTAAGGTGAAAAAAGTAAACAAAAATACCATCCATGGCCGGGTGATGGAGCTTGTCGAGCTTACCGGGCTTAAAGGATTCGAGAAGCGATATCCGCATCAGCTCTCCGGGGGCCAGCGTCAGCGGGTGGCGTTTGCCCGGGCACTTGCACCTGAGCCGCAGCTGCTGCTGCTGGATGAACCTTTTGCAGCCATTGATGCGAAGATCCGCCAGGAGCTGCGTTCATGGCTTCGCGAGCTGATTGAACGTGTCGGCATCACCTCGATCTTCGTTACGCATGACCAGGATGAAGCGATCGAAGTCGCTGATGAGATTATGATCATTAATCAGGGGCGTCTGGAGCAAAAGGGGACCCCGTGGGATATTTATAAGGAGCCGAAGACGCCGTTCGTGGCTACCTTTATCGGAGAATCTACGCTGATTGAGAGCGCAAGTGAGCTGAAAGGCTTCAAAAATGCGGGTGGCGGTAAACCGACGAAGGCGCTGATCCGTCCGGAATATATCGAAGTAGGCCATCTGCATGAATTCAAAATGGCTTCGGCCACAGAGCAGGGCATTGTGAAGCACTTGCATTTCCGCGGCAGTGAATGGCTGGTGGAGGTTGAGGTGAACGGGCATAAGCTGGTGACGTACCGGTCTCTGGAGAAAGAGACACTTACACCGGGCCAGGAAATTTCGGTGCTTGTCCACCGTGCCTATCTGTTCAATGACGAGCGCAGCTGGATTCAGGAGAACGGGCTGAAGGAAGATCCGATGCCTGTGTTCATTTAA
- a CDS encoding secondary thiamine-phosphate synthase enzyme YjbQ has product MLHTIEISTSKRDELRDITREVISFVKKSGVQNGIAVVYCPHTTAGIAINENADPDVKHDVLMRLDEVYPWEHPKYRHAEGNTASHLKSITSGPSQSIIIHEGRLLLGRWQGIYFCEFDGPRHRECYVKIIEG; this is encoded by the coding sequence ATGCTACATACGATTGAAATATCGACCAGTAAGCGTGACGAGCTGCGCGATATTACCCGTGAAGTCATCTCATTTGTAAAAAAGAGCGGTGTGCAAAATGGAATTGCCGTCGTCTATTGTCCGCATACTACAGCCGGAATTGCCATTAATGAAAATGCTGATCCGGACGTAAAGCATGATGTTCTGATGAGACTGGACGAAGTGTACCCCTGGGAGCATCCTAAATACCGTCATGCAGAAGGCAATACCGCTTCGCACCTGAAGTCGATTACCTCCGGTCCATCCCAAAGCATCATTATTCATGAGGGCAGACTGCTTCTGGGCCGCTGGCAGGGCATTTATTTCTGCGAATTCGACGGGCCGAGACACCGTGAGTGTTATGTGAAAATTATCGAGGGCTGA
- a CDS encoding GNAT family N-acetyltransferase, producing the protein MFTILLADLQDTVRLAKVQKRTFDADARQYQNKEEDGPPGYDSADWQAEQMNNGHYYKLLAAGGIIGGMIVFPSSAGDECHLGRIFIDPLHQNHGYGHEAFRFLFQTYPSAQKWTLDTPSWAARNHYFYKKHGFIQTGEIKDTNSGETIIEYERISIEG; encoded by the coding sequence GTGTTTACTATATTACTCGCTGATCTGCAGGATACAGTCAGGCTGGCCAAAGTTCAGAAGCGGACATTCGATGCCGATGCCAGACAATATCAGAATAAAGAAGAGGACGGACCACCAGGATATGACTCTGCTGATTGGCAGGCCGAGCAGATGAACAATGGCCATTATTACAAGCTGCTTGCAGCCGGCGGGATCATCGGAGGAATGATTGTCTTCCCTTCTTCAGCCGGTGATGAATGCCATCTTGGCCGGATTTTTATTGATCCGCTGCATCAGAACCATGGCTATGGACATGAGGCCTTCCGTTTCCTGTTCCAGACCTATCCCTCCGCTCAGAAATGGACGCTGGACACTCCCTCATGGGCCGCCAGGAACCATTACTTCTATAAGAAGCACGGATTTATCCAGACGGGAGAAATCAAGGATACGAACAGCGGCGAAACGATCATTGAGTATGAACGAATCAGCATTGAGGGTTAA
- a CDS encoding sulfate ABC transporter permease, whose product MRRLWIGLTYLVFFLLIAAPLGKMTTEAFSEGFGGFWASLSRPEALHALMMTGLVVTVVTLLNTLFGIMMALYLVRANWLSAKLRGLLNSIVDLPYAVSPVIGGLMIVLLLGPDSALGAVFEQIGVKIVYAFPGMVIATLFVTFPLMVREVMPVLQEIGSQQEEAASTLGAYGWTTFWKVTWPSIRWAVIYGVILTVARSLGEFGAVLVVSGNIMNKTQTATTLVYQDVENFNVTAAGGVALVLAAFSAGLLLLMEWSKRRKGVH is encoded by the coding sequence ATGAGAAGACTATGGATTGGACTCACTTATCTTGTGTTTTTCCTGCTGATTGCGGCTCCCCTGGGCAAGATGACCACGGAAGCCTTCAGCGAAGGCTTCGGCGGCTTCTGGGCATCCCTGTCCCGGCCGGAGGCGCTGCATGCGCTGATGATGACCGGGCTTGTTGTAACTGTGGTTACGCTGCTGAACACCTTGTTTGGAATTATGATGGCTCTTTATCTTGTACGTGCCAACTGGCTGAGCGCAAAGCTGAGAGGACTGCTGAACAGCATCGTCGATCTGCCATACGCTGTATCTCCGGTCATTGGCGGACTGATGATTGTGCTGCTGCTGGGACCGGATAGCGCTTTAGGCGCGGTATTCGAACAAATCGGAGTAAAGATTGTTTATGCTTTTCCGGGAATGGTCATTGCCACGCTGTTTGTCACCTTCCCGCTGATGGTGCGTGAGGTGATGCCGGTGCTGCAGGAGATCGGTTCACAGCAGGAGGAGGCCGCTTCGACGCTCGGGGCGTATGGCTGGACAACCTTTTGGAAGGTCACCTGGCCTTCGATCCGCTGGGCGGTCATCTACGGTGTAATTCTTACGGTTGCCCGCTCGCTGGGGGAATTTGGTGCGGTACTGGTCGTTTCCGGCAACATCATGAACAAAACCCAAACCGCTACTACACTGGTTTATCAGGATGTAGAGAATTTCAATGTGACTGCTGCGGGCGGTGTGGCGCTGGTACTGGCCGCGTTCTCCGCAGGGCTGCTGCTGTTAATGGAATGGAGTAAAAGAAGAAAGGGTGTGCACTAG
- a CDS encoding TetR/AcrR family transcriptional regulator: MARRAVERELSRERILEAARHLFITKGYRAISMRSIGQHLGYSHGSLYYHFKEKAELFYAIVVEDFNHVAALLSEAMNNPPEPGMTRVEQLVMEFIRFGLDHPYQYEIMFMIRDEELLAYCRAEQGRCFELFAGIVRRHMKEEGYVSEDWQSVPLTLFLSAHGFISYYIQDKVSFEDVKQAALTHIKVLSRSL, from the coding sequence ATGGCAAGAAGAGCAGTGGAGCGGGAGTTGTCGAGAGAAAGGATTCTGGAGGCGGCAAGGCATCTGTTTATTACCAAAGGCTACCGTGCGATTTCTATGCGCAGCATCGGTCAGCATTTGGGGTACAGCCATGGCTCACTCTATTATCATTTCAAAGAAAAAGCAGAGTTATTTTATGCGATTGTTGTTGAAGATTTCAATCACGTGGCAGCATTGCTTAGCGAGGCAATGAACAACCCTCCTGAACCGGGGATGACCCGGGTAGAACAGCTTGTGATGGAATTTATCCGTTTTGGACTGGATCATCCTTATCAGTATGAGATCATGTTTATGATCCGTGATGAAGAGCTTCTCGCGTATTGCCGGGCAGAACAGGGACGATGTTTTGAGTTATTCGCAGGCATTGTGCGCCGGCATATGAAGGAAGAAGGATATGTTTCCGAGGATTGGCAGAGTGTTCCGCTGACATTATTTTTATCTGCTCACGGATTTATTTCATATTATATTCAGGATAAGGTATCATTCGAGGACGTGAAGCAGGCGGCACTGACGCATATTAAGGTACTGAGCCGCAGTTTATAG
- a CDS encoding glucose-6-phosphate isomerase produces the protein MSKKINFDYSKALSFFNQHEIDYFAAPIQLAHEQLHNKTGVGSDFLGWIDLPNAYDKEEFARIQAAAKKIQSDSDVLIVIGIGGSYLGARAAIEALTHSFYNNLSKDQRKTPEVYFAGNNISSTYITHLLDLVEGKDFSVNVISKSGTTTEPAIAFRIFRAALEKKYGKEEARKRIYATTDKEKGALKKLANEEGYESFIIPDDVGGRYSVLTPVGLLPIAVAGINIEEMMQGAAAAADEFNNPDVATNQAYQYAAVRNALYRKGKTTEILVNYEPSLHFVSEWWKQLFGESEGKDYKGIYPSSVDFSTDLHSMGQFIQEGNRNIFETVIQVEQVRHHITLESDADDLDGLNFLSGQTVDFVNKKAFQGTLLAHTDGQVPNLVVTIPDQTPYTFGYLVYFFEKACGISGYLLGVNPFDQPGVEAYKKNMFALLGKPGYEKEKAELEARLTE, from the coding sequence ATGTCCAAGAAGATTAATTTTGACTACAGCAAAGCCCTGTCCTTCTTCAACCAGCATGAAATTGACTATTTTGCCGCTCCGATTCAATTAGCCCACGAGCAATTGCATAACAAGACTGGAGTAGGCTCTGATTTCCTGGGCTGGATCGATCTCCCTAACGCTTATGACAAGGAGGAGTTCGCCCGTATTCAAGCGGCAGCCAAGAAGATCCAGAGTGATTCTGACGTGCTGATTGTTATCGGTATCGGCGGTTCTTATCTGGGGGCACGCGCTGCCATTGAGGCACTTACGCATTCCTTTTACAATAACCTTTCCAAAGATCAGCGCAAGACACCGGAAGTATATTTTGCCGGTAACAACATCAGCTCTACATACATCACGCACCTGCTTGATCTGGTGGAAGGCAAAGACTTCTCCGTGAACGTAATCTCCAAATCTGGTACAACAACTGAGCCGGCTATCGCTTTCCGCATTTTCCGCGCAGCACTGGAGAAGAAATATGGCAAGGAAGAAGCACGCAAACGCATTTACGCTACCACAGACAAGGAAAAAGGCGCTCTCAAGAAGCTGGCTAACGAAGAAGGCTACGAGTCGTTCATTATTCCTGACGATGTAGGCGGACGTTATTCCGTGCTGACACCGGTAGGACTTCTGCCGATCGCTGTTGCGGGAATCAACATTGAAGAAATGATGCAGGGGGCAGCAGCCGCAGCGGATGAGTTCAACAATCCGGATGTAGCTACGAACCAGGCTTATCAATATGCTGCAGTGCGCAACGCGCTGTACCGTAAAGGCAAAACTACAGAGATTCTCGTGAACTACGAGCCGTCCCTGCACTTTGTCTCCGAATGGTGGAAACAATTGTTCGGCGAAAGTGAAGGCAAGGATTACAAAGGTATCTATCCTTCTTCCGTTGACTTCTCTACGGATCTGCACTCCATGGGCCAGTTCATTCAAGAGGGCAACCGCAACATCTTCGAAACGGTGATCCAAGTGGAGCAAGTCCGTCATCACATTACGCTTGAGAGCGATGCTGACGATCTTGACGGCCTGAATTTCCTTTCCGGTCAAACCGTTGATTTTGTAAACAAGAAGGCATTCCAAGGAACACTGCTGGCGCACACAGACGGACAAGTGCCGAATCTGGTAGTCACCATTCCGGATCAGACTCCTTATACTTTTGGTTACCTGGTTTATTTCTTTGAAAAAGCCTGCGGTATCAGCGGATATCTGCTTGGCGTTAACCCGTTTGACCAACCGGGCGTAGAAGCATACAAGAAGAATATGTTCGCGCTGCTGGGCAAACCGGGCTACGAAAAAGAAAAAGCGGAGCTGGAAGCCAGACTTACTGAATAG
- a CDS encoding pyrimidine/purine nucleoside phosphorylase has product MSQFTNATIQKAANVYYDGKVTSRTVILEDGTKVTLGIMLPGVYEFGTDGPETMEILSGDLKVLLPGTDIWREIKGAETFHVPGNSKFALEVFALTDYCCSYPNL; this is encoded by the coding sequence ATGAGTCAGTTTACCAACGCGACAATTCAAAAAGCAGCCAATGTTTATTACGATGGAAAAGTTACCAGCCGTACAGTTATTTTGGAGGATGGTACGAAGGTGACGCTCGGCATCATGCTGCCTGGTGTGTACGAATTCGGCACGGATGGACCGGAGACGATGGAGATCTTATCCGGCGATCTGAAAGTGCTGCTTCCCGGCACAGATATCTGGAGAGAAATCAAGGGAGCCGAAACGTTCCACGTTCCCGGCAACTCCAAATTTGCGCTGGAAGTATTCGCCTTAACTGATTATTGCTGTTCTTACCCGAATTTGTAA